A stretch of the Tautonia marina genome encodes the following:
- a CDS encoding DUF1559 family PulG-like putative transporter has protein sequence MTRTARRGFTLIELLVVIAIIGVLIALLLPAVQSAREAARRAQCVNNLKQIGLAMHNYHQAVGSFPMAMTTAYSDIGVQANWGTFGALALLLPYMEQGPLYSSINFDWNFWQGRGNIENRTVWLTRVNSYECPSDGMTGEANTNNYFGSVGTTAGVRNHAGSTGIFAQRETYGIEDIRDGTSNTVAFSEALVSTAAGSPTQTKWRDGPAPSGATPSAAYRALNAALDLPGMQQDWQACNAFFVSEINHGQRGYRWGLSNLGESLFQTLIPPNSNDYPWNACRLDCPGCGVLHSGYYNATSNHPGGVNVGLADGSVRFVKNTVSMPIWWALGTRAGGEVISADQY, from the coding sequence ATGACGCGAACCGCTCGTCGAGGTTTTACACTCATCGAGTTGCTGGTGGTGATTGCCATCATCGGGGTCTTAATCGCCCTGTTGCTGCCGGCGGTGCAGAGTGCGCGGGAGGCGGCCCGTCGCGCGCAGTGTGTCAATAATCTGAAGCAGATCGGCCTGGCGATGCACAACTATCACCAGGCGGTCGGGTCGTTCCCGATGGCGATGACGACGGCGTATTCCGACATTGGGGTGCAGGCGAACTGGGGCACCTTCGGCGCGCTGGCCCTGCTGCTGCCGTACATGGAGCAAGGGCCGCTGTATTCGTCGATCAATTTCGACTGGAACTTCTGGCAAGGGCGAGGGAACATCGAGAATCGGACGGTGTGGCTGACGCGGGTCAACTCGTATGAGTGTCCGTCGGATGGCATGACCGGCGAGGCGAACACGAACAACTACTTCGGGTCGGTCGGAACGACGGCCGGAGTGCGGAACCATGCGGGATCGACCGGGATCTTCGCCCAGCGAGAGACGTATGGGATCGAGGATATCCGGGACGGGACGTCGAACACGGTAGCCTTCTCCGAGGCGCTGGTGTCGACGGCGGCCGGATCGCCGACGCAGACGAAGTGGCGGGACGGGCCGGCACCGTCGGGGGCCACGCCGAGCGCTGCTTATCGAGCCCTGAACGCGGCGCTGGACCTGCCTGGGATGCAACAGGACTGGCAGGCGTGCAATGCGTTTTTCGTGTCGGAAATCAACCATGGTCAGCGAGGCTACCGCTGGGGTCTGAGCAATCTGGGGGAATCGCTGTTCCAGACGTTGATTCCTCCGAACTCGAATGACTATCCGTGGAATGCGTGTCGCCTGGATTGCCCGGGTTGCGGGGTCTTGCACAGCGGGTACTACAACGCGACGAGCAACCACCCCGGCGGGGTGAACGTGGGCCTGGCCGACGGCAGCGTGCGGTTCGTCAAGAACACGGTGTCGATGCCGATCTGGTGGGCGCTGGGGACCCGAGCCGGCGGCGAGGTGATCAGCGCGGATCAGTACTGA